The Rickettsia felis URRWXCal2 genome contains the following window.
TAAAAAACTCTTTCATTAATAGCCTCGAATCTTCCGCAAGAATTCCGCTATATATTTCCGGTCTATAAAAACAAACACTGCTGTTAAAATATCGTAAATTACTTTCAACTGCTCCGTGCTTGGAATCAGAAGCTCCATAAAACAAACGCTTTAACCTGCTATGAGCTATAGCTGCCGCACACATAGCACAAGGTTCTAAAGTAACGTAAATATCATAATCATTTAAATTTTTAGAAGATATAAGATTACATGCTTCATTAATAGCAATAATTTCAGCATGATAAAGAGCGTTATTTTTTTCTTCGGTATTATTATGACTACTAACAATGATTTTTTGATTTAACCTATCTACAATCACCGCTCCGACCGGAACTTCATTTTTATCAAAAGCAATCCCTGCTTGTTTTAAAGCTTGCTCCATGAAAAAATTATTAAAATCCGTTTTTTTATCTAACAATATATTCACGGTAATTTACGTGTTCTTCGATTCCAAAAGGATCTTGGTGGATAATTATTTCAGCCTCCGGAAATTCCTGCAATATTTCAAAAGCAATCTCATCGCTAATTTTATGAGCATTATAAAGCGACATATTGCCGTCCATTTCCAAATGACACTGAATAAAAGCTTTTTGAGCCGCATATCTAGTTTTCATTTCGTGCATACCTTTTACGCCTAAATGGTTATTAACTATCGAGATAATTTTTTGTCTATCTTGCTCAGGTAATTCATGATCGACTAAATTTTTAAATGCCTTTTTAAATAAAGAATAAGAAGAGTGAAATATATATAACGAAATAACTACACCAAATAATGGGTCAACAAACCAAAAATAATCACTTAAATTTATAGAGATAATTACTATAACATTAGTTAATAAGTCTGTGAAATAATGAAGCTTATCGGCTTTTACTATCTCCGATCCTGTTTTTTTAATTACATAAGTTTGATAAAGTACTAAAATAATTGTTAAGAATATACATACATACATTACCGTAGTACCGTCACTGATATTCTCCGGTTTTGTTTTTTCAAATAAAGATTTAACCGAAGAAAAGCCTACAAAAAAAGCCGAAGCAAAGAAAAATATCGATTGAGAAAAAATTGTTAAATCCTGCATTTTTTCATGCCCGAACCTGTGATGATGATCGGGCGGTTGCAGGGCAAATCTTAAAGCTATTAGATTAATAAAGGAAGAAGTTATATCAAGCATTGAATCAATTAAAGAAGCAAGAATTGATTGCGAATCGGTAACAACCCAAGCGTATAATTTTATACTTAAAATAATTAATGCCGTAGTAACCGATAAATAAGATGCCGATTTTATTAACCGATTACGGCTATTAGTATCCATAACGAATCTTTCCAATTTATTTTTTGTAGTTTAACAAAGAAAATATAAAATTCAATTATAATTAGGTTCCGTGAACAAAATAAAAAATAATATTTTAAAATACAAATAATTTAAATTTTGTTTACAGAATCTAGTTTTAACTTTACAAAATTCTAAAAACCATATACTTATTAAATTATATATTTAAAAAGAGAGAATTTATATGAAACTATTATCTAAAATTATGATTATAGCTCTTGCAGCTTCTATGTTACAAGCCTGTAACGGACCAGGCGGTATGAATAAACAAGGTACGGGAACACTTCTTGGCGGTGCCGGCGGTGCATTACTTGGTTCTCAATTCGGCAAGGGCAAAGGACAGCTTGTCGGAGTAGGTGTAGGTGCATTACTTGGAGCAGTTCTTGGTGGACAAATAGGTGCAGGTATGGATGAGCAGGATAGAAGACTTGCTGAACTCACTTCACAAAGAGCTTTAGAAGCAACACCTAGCGGCACTAGCGTAGAATGGCGTAATCCGGATAACGGTAATC
Protein-coding sequences here:
- a CDS encoding Cytosine deaminase, translating into MNILLDKKTDFNNFFMEQALKQAGIAFDKNEVPVGAVIVDRLNQKIIVSSHNNTEEKNNALYHAEIIAINEACNLISSKNLNDYDIYVTLEPCAMCAAAIAHSRLKRLFYGASDSKHGAVESNLRYFNSSVCFYRPEIYSGILAEDSRLLMKEFFKRIR
- a CDS encoding Cation diffusion facilitator family transporter, which codes for MERFVMDTNSRNRLIKSASYLSVTTALIILSIKLYAWVVTDSQSILASLIDSMLDITSSFINLIALRFALQPPDHHHRFGHEKMQDLTIFSQSIFFFASAFFVGFSSVKSLFEKTKPENISDGTTVMYVCIFLTIILVLYQTYVIKKTGSEIVKADKLHYFTDLLTNVIVIISINLSDYFWFVDPLFGVVISLYIFHSSYSLFKKAFKNLVDHELPEQDRQKIISIVNNHLGVKGMHEMKTRYAAQKAFIQCHLEMDGNMSLYNAHKISDEIAFEILQEFPEAEIIIHQDPFGIEEHVNYREYIVR
- the omp gene encoding 17 kDa surface antigen precursor, translated to MKLLSKIMIIALAASMLQACNGPGGMNKQGTGTLLGGAGGALLGSQFGKGKGQLVGVGVGALLGAVLGGQIGAGMDEQDRRLAELTSQRALEATPSGTSVEWRNPDNGNHGYVTPNKTYRNSTGQYCREYTQTVVIGGKQQKAYGNACRQPDGLWQVVN